From the genome of Streptomyces ficellus:
CGTCGGCGACAGCGGCCGCTCCGCCCCCATCGATCTCACTGAGATCATGGACAAGGTGGCGCACGGCGACAAGCAGGCTTTCTCCGCCCTGTACGACGCCCTCGCGCCGCTGGTGTTCGGCATCGTGGTCAAAGTCGTGCGCGACCGGGCGCAGTCCGAGGAGGTCGCCCAGGAGGTCATGATCGACTTGTGGCGGCAGGCGGCGCGCTACCGGCCCGAGGCCGGCGCGGTGACGGCGTGGGCGGCGACGATCGCCCACCGGCGTGCCGTGGACCGGGTCCGCTCCGCCCAGGCCGCTGCCGACCGGGAACAGGCCCAGGCCGCCCGCGAGCACACCACCGCCTTCGACGAGGTCAGCGAACAGGTCGAGACCCGCCTGGAGTCCGAGCAAGTGCGCCGCTGCCTCAGCGGACTGACCGAACTGCAGCGGCAGGCGGTGACCCTGGCCTACTACCGAGGGCTGACCTACCGTGAAGTCGCCGAAGCCCTGCGCGCACCGCTTCCCACGATCAAGACACGCATGCGCGACGGGCTCATCCGGCTCCGCGACTGCATGGGGGTGACCACGTGAAACACCACGGGACCGACGCCCATACCCTGGTCGCCGCCTACGCACTGGGCGCACTCGACGATGACGAACGCGAGGACTTCGACGCCCATCTCCTGGCGTGCGAGGCATGCCGGCAGGAAGCCGCCGAGTTCCGGGCGACCACGGCACGCCTGGCAGCAGCGGCCGCCCAGCCGCCGCCCACCGCAGCCAAGGCAGAGGTCATGGCCGCCATCGACGGCGTACGCCAGCTGCCCCCGCGTATCCCCGCCCCCAGCGCGGCGCCCGTACTCGGCGGCATCCTGCGCCGACGGGCCGTGCCCCTGGCTTTGGCCGCCGGTGTGGCCGCGGCCGTACTGGGCGGAGTCGCGGTGTGGCAGGCGCAGAACGGACAGGACCTCGAACAGCAGGCCCGTCAGGCGCAGCGGCAGCTCGACGCGGTCAGCGCCGTACTGGCAGCTCCGGACGCCGGCACCGTCCACGGGCGGGCTGCCAACGGAGCCCTGACCACCGTCGTCGCCTCCGACCGGCAGAATGCGGCCGTCTTCACCGCCGCCAACCTGCCCGCTCCGGGAACAGGCAAGACCTACCAGCTGTGGCTCGACCACGACGGCACCATGCGCCCTGCCGGGCTCATCCACGGCGACGGCACCGTGGTCCTGACCGGCAATCCCGCCGACGCGGGCGCCGTCGGCCTCACCGTCGAACCCGCCGGAGGCTCCCCCAGGCCCACCACTGACCCTCTGCTCCTGATGACCCTTCCCGCCTGAGCAGGCGCTCCGCACCGATCAGCGATCGAGGTACCCCAAGGCCGAGGTACTCCACGGCCAGCACCCCGGAAAATCCGTACCAGAAGACCCTCCTCGACCAGGACGCCTTCCGGCTGATGCCACTCCTGGGCATCGAGGACCACGTACCGCCCCTGCAACTGGGCGCCGGCTGCGCGGGGCCGGCGCGCGCCGCCGCCCCAGACAACTCGACGACGAGGTCCACCGTCTGTACACGCACCAGGCCAACCCGGCTGGTGGAGGAGTACCTCCGGTACACCGGCCCGCGCCCGAGCGCGCCCCCGGCAACGTGCGCCAACTGGGCAACACCGTCTCGCCGTCCACCCTGGCACTCCTCCACGCCGACCGAGGGCAGGGCCACCTGACGTACGACGACGAGGTCTGCTTCTCCGTCGTTCGGTTCCGGCCCGGAACGCGGCGCCTTCACCGCCGCGGTCCGCATCCCCGCCCTCGCCGGTGGCCTCTCGCGGCCGACGCCTCGTAGCGAGCACGGGGGCGCACGATCCACCGGTGCTTCCGGAGGGCAGCTCCGGCGCACTACGGCAGCACGGGTTCGCAGGGGGTGCCACTGCGTCCCGCACCCGGCATCGCCCGCGGCCTCGGCGCCGACGCCCGTCAACGGGCCCCTGGGTCGCCGTCGCCGTCCTGGTCGGCCGAGTGAAGCAGTTCGACGACACGTTCCTCATACCGGACGCGAGCCGGGGAGAAGTCGTACGGCATCTTGCCGACGGCCTCCATCACGCTCATCCTCGCCCCGTCCTCCTCCTCGCCATTGTGCTCGTCCTCCCGGTCCAGGAGGGCGTCGAGCGCCTCTTCCAGACCGGATCCCTCGATGGCGGCTGCCAGGGCGGTTTCGTGATCACATCGCTGGGACGCCAGGTCCTCGATGCGGGGGTCGTCGGGGGACACGGTGTCGTCCAGGGCCGCCTCGGCCTCGGCGAGCCGGTCCTCCTCGGCCCGCAAATCGGGGTGAGTGGCCAGGACGATGAACCGGTCGGCCTGGGCTGCGGCGCCCAGGGGGCCGAGTATGCGCTCCGTGACCAGGAGGGTGTCGAGATCGGCGGAGCGCAGGGCTCCGGGCGGCAGATCGCGCAGACGGCCGGTGACCAGCGGGGAGAGCAGGCCCAGGGGGCTGCCCGCCTCGCGGAGACGGTGCACGGCGGCCCGCTGGGCCTCGATGGCGGCAGCCTTGGAGGTGAGGGACTCCTCCAGGCGGGCCAGGGACTGCTCGATGCCGGTGGTGCTCCTGAAGGCGGCGCGGATGTCGTCCAGGGAGATGCCCGCATCGGCCATCCTGCGGATCCACAGCAGGCGGATCATGTCGTCGTACCCGTAGCGGCGGCGGTCGTCGCTGCCGCGTTCCGGTTCGGCGAGGAGCCCGATGGCGTGGTAGTGGCGGATGGCGCGGGGTGTGGTCCCGGCGAGCGCGGCGGCATCGCCGATCTTGACCCGGCGGGGAATCGCGGGAAGGGGCATGTGGGGGAACCTCTCGATGTCGTGCTCGCCGCCCACTGGACCACATGCCGCTACGGCACGTGCAAAACCCCTGCGCGCAGCGGCGGCTCCGGTGTGGCCCGCGTGCTGACGTCCACCGCCGGCGTCTCGCCGAACTGCCGGGCGGTGACCGGTCCGTCCCCTGCCGCACGGCGGCGAGGCCGCCCGAGGCCGTGCCAGGCGCCCGAGGAGACCATGTTCGCTCCGGCGATCCTGATCCTCACCTGCTCGACCGCCGCGCTCAACTGCCGTCCCTGGTGCGCTCGACCTCGTCGAGCTGCGCGGGCCGGCCCGCTCGTGAACTCCGGTCAGCCGCGCACCCCGGTCGCCAGGACGCCCGGCCCACCCGCTCAAGCCTCCTCGTCAGGCAGTACGGTCACCTGTCGCAGCGCCCTTGCGCTGCCGGCCGGCCCGGGGGTCGGCCCGGTCGGCAGCCGGCAGGCCGACAGGCCGACAGGCCGGCAGCGGAGAGGTCCGCTCTGCGGCGCTGCCCCGGGGGAAGACCTCGGCCTCGCCATGGACGCGGCCCGTGGCT
Proteins encoded in this window:
- the sigK gene encoding ECF RNA polymerase sigma factor SigK, producing the protein MNQPLPFGVGDSGRSAPIDLTEIMDKVAHGDKQAFSALYDALAPLVFGIVVKVVRDRAQSEEVAQEVMIDLWRQAARYRPEAGAVTAWAATIAHRRAVDRVRSAQAAADREQAQAAREHTTAFDEVSEQVETRLESEQVRRCLSGLTELQRQAVTLAYYRGLTYREVAEALRAPLPTIKTRMRDGLIRLRDCMGVTT
- a CDS encoding anti-sigma factor yields the protein MKHHGTDAHTLVAAYALGALDDDEREDFDAHLLACEACRQEAAEFRATTARLAAAAAQPPPTAAKAEVMAAIDGVRQLPPRIPAPSAAPVLGGILRRRAVPLALAAGVAAAVLGGVAVWQAQNGQDLEQQARQAQRQLDAVSAVLAAPDAGTVHGRAANGALTTVVASDRQNAAVFTAANLPAPGTGKTYQLWLDHDGTMRPAGLIHGDGTVVLTGNPADAGAVGLTVEPAGGSPRPTTDPLLLMTLPA
- a CDS encoding MerR family transcriptional regulator; protein product: MPLPAIPRRVKIGDAAALAGTTPRAIRHYHAIGLLAEPERGSDDRRRYGYDDMIRLLWIRRMADAGISLDDIRAAFRSTTGIEQSLARLEESLTSKAAAIEAQRAAVHRLREAGSPLGLLSPLVTGRLRDLPPGALRSADLDTLLVTERILGPLGAAAQADRFIVLATHPDLRAEEDRLAEAEAALDDTVSPDDPRIEDLASQRCDHETALAAAIEGSGLEEALDALLDREDEHNGEEEDGARMSVMEAVGKMPYDFSPARVRYEERVVELLHSADQDGDGDPGAR